Genomic DNA from Candidatus Nitrosopumilus koreensis AR1:
AGATAACTTTCAGGTTGATAATAGTCATAATATGAAACAAAATATCCAACATTGTTTTTTGGGAAGAATTGTTTTAGTTCTGAATACAGTTGGGCAGCAAGAGTTTTGTTATGAGATATGACTAGAGTATTTTTGCCTGTTCTTGCAATAACATTTGCAACAGAAAATGTCTTACCACTACCAGTAACTCCCAATAATGTCTGAACAGTCTTGTTTTTAACACCTTGAACTAATTGGTCAATTGCCTGAGGCTGATCACCTGTAGGTACATACTCAGATGCTAATTCAAATTGAGTTGTTTGTTCCAACATGTACAATCCCTGAAAACTGAATTTAAAGCAATGGTGATATCAAAAACTACCAAACAGGTTCATCGACCATTTTTAGACCATCGGGTGTTTCTTCAAAACCCATTATCTTTAGAGTTTGTTTAGATGAAGGAGAGTTTCTTTCTAGGATTTTTTTGGCCAAAATCAATCTAGAATCAGACCTTAAATGTTGTCCAATTTTGTATTTTCCTTTAATTGACTCTGGAATTATTTTGATTACTGCTACCTCATCTAAAACTAAATCATTGTTCTTTATTGGAATGTAATTGCCTTCAGGCTGATATTTTTCCATTAATCCATTGAGTCCAAGAGCCTTTTCATCATCATCTTCAACAAAAACTGCTTTTCCCTTGATTACTACACTAATGTACAAAGTATCAGCTTGAGACGCATCAGTAGGGTGTGAAAAATATGACGGTAAAAATTCCAGTTCCCTATCTACTTCGAATCCGACTTTTTGATTTCGTGAAATATTATCTAATTTTTCTCCTCTAGTATACGAATGCATGTAAATTGAGTCATTAACAAATGCAAAATTCATAGGAATTATTTGAGGATAGCCGTTCTCATCAATGCTTGCTATACGACCAACATGTTCTTCAGAAAGAAATTCCTTTATTTTTTCATAAGACTTTATCTCAAGACGGCCCACTAGTTTCAAATCAGTTGTGATTTGAAAATTGATCTAATAAACTAAATGTAACAAAGTACACCAAAAACTATGCGTGACCCATACCTTGATGAATTAAAAAGTGATTTTGCAAATTACACAAACAATTTAAAAAAATTAAAAAAGAAATTACTAAAAACAGATTCCCCACAAGAACAAGAAAAAATCATCAGACAGATAGACAATATTGCAAAACAAATGGAAAATAATCAAAAACAGTCTACAAAGGTTACAAAATCAAGAATAAGAGAAAGACGGACAAAAAAATAACCTAATCTTCCTCATCAAGTTCTTTTGCCAATGCCTTAATTTCTAAAATTTTACAAGACAGTTCATTGCATTCAATTTCATAATTATTCATACGAACAAATTGTAAAAAATATCAAAAAAATACAAACGTCCTAAAACTTGACTTTATTCATTTAATTTTTTTATTAAATAAAATCACTTAATTTAAGAGAAAATAGACAATAGTTATGGTTGAGTTTGATGAGGAACGAGAAGAAGCTACCAATCAAGCATTAAAAGTTCTTGAAGAATGGGGAGCAGAATCAAAATTCATCTGGTTTAGAGAATTACACAGAATCACAGATATTGACAAAGGTTTGTTACGAAATATCATCAATGACTTAAAAAAATCAAAAGAGATCAAAGAGATGCATGGAACAAACAACAGGATATTTTTCTGTCTTAGAAAATACTACATCAAGTGCAGAGATGTAGAGTTTAGATTCAAAGGAAAGGAAATAATGCTAAGAGATGGAAGTAAAACAAAGATTATTGCAGGCGCAACAAAAGCAACAGAACGTACCAGAAAAAGATTAGAAAAACAGAAGAATAAACGTAGGGCAAAATCATTTACAAAAACAAAAACAAAAGACCTCACAAATCATAAAAAATCTTCTGCTTGTCTTCTTGCAAAATTAGATTCAGCTCGTTTTAGTTTTGCAGATTCAGCAACATCTTCAGTCATATCATATAGTTGATGTAATTCCATTTCAGGAGTCAAAACATCTTCTTTTTCATCTTCTAATTCCAATTCAAGATTGGCCAAAATTTCGACATTTTCTTCTAAAATGTCAAGACATTTTTTTACAGATTCAGGAAGGTCGTCATCCATGCATATTGTAAAATGTAGTAAAGTAAATGACTTTCTGTATGTTATAGAATAAAACGCCTTATTGTTTGGCTTTTTCTCTTAGAGCAGGCATTACATGACTGGCAAATTTATCAATAGAGCCAAAGTAATTCTTACCCCAGAATCTAATTACAAAGTGATTAACACCTGCATCCATGAATCTTTCAAATGTTGGAATGATATCATCAGGAGTTCCAACTGCCGTTGAAGAACGTGCAACAGGTTCAGGTATTTTGGTTGCAGCTTCTCTCATCTTTACAATCCAATCTTGATTAGACATTGAATATTCTGTAAAGTATTTTCTAAAGTCAAAACCTTCAATTTCTTTTAGACCGTGAACACGAAGAATTTCTGGTTTAAACAAACTGACCTTGACTGCCTCTTTCATTCTTGCCCAGGATTCTTCTGCGTCTTCAGAAAAGTAGACATCAATATCAAGTGCATATTGGAAGTTGTCTTTTTCTTCTTGAGTTCTATTGTTTTCATCCATAGATTTTTGAATTTGTTTTGCATGGTCTTCAAAGAGTTCTGGAGTGTAACCGATTGGCAACCAACCATCTCCGAGTTTTCCTGTTAATGCAAGTGTACGGGTACCGCCTGCTGCCATGTAAGTTGGAGGACGGGGTTTTCTAATTGGAGGTGCTTGCAGACATGCACCTTCAAGTTTGTAGTATTTTCCATCATAGTTTACAGTGTCATCAGGAGTGGATTTGTATAAAGTATGAATAGTTTCAATTTGTTCTTCCCATTTTGAAACTGGTTTTTCAAATGGAATGCAAAATTCTTTTAGGTTTTGAGCCTCACCAGCACCAATTCCAAGAATTGCTCTGCCCTTTGAGACCCTATCAAGAGTAATTGCAGCAAGTGCAATGTTTGATGGGTGTCTTCTAATAGCATCAGTTACACAAGTTCCAAGTTCAACATTGTTTGTAACTGCAGCAATGGCTGAAAGCATGACCCAAGGATCTAATACAATAGCATTTTTCCATTGAGGAACATTGGTGTGGTCCATATAGAAAATAGAATCATAACCAGTTTTATCGG
This window encodes:
- a CDS encoding pyridoxamine 5'-phosphate oxidase family protein, which codes for MGRLEIKSYEKIKEFLSEEHVGRIASIDENGYPQIIPMNFAFVNDSIYMHSYTRGEKLDNISRNQKVGFEVDRELEFLPSYFSHPTDASQADTLYISVVIKGKAVFVEDDDEKALGLNGLMEKYQPEGNYIPIKNNDLVLDEVAVIKIIPESIKGKYKIGQHLRSDSRLILAKKILERNSPSSKQTLKIMGFEETPDGLKMVDEPVW
- a CDS encoding LLM class flavin-dependent oxidoreductase codes for the protein MYLTQNKLKFGIQNGLNVARAGYTEDQILTACMLADKTGYDSIFYMDHTNVPQWKNAIVLDPWVMLSAIAAVTNNVELGTCVTDAIRRHPSNIALAAITLDRVSKGRAILGIGAGEAQNLKEFCIPFEKPVSKWEEQIETIHTLYKSTPDDTVNYDGKYYKLEGACLQAPPIRKPRPPTYMAAGGTRTLALTGKLGDGWLPIGYTPELFEDHAKQIQKSMDENNRTQEEKDNFQYALDIDVYFSEDAEESWARMKEAVKVSLFKPEILRVHGLKEIEGFDFRKYFTEYSMSNQDWIVKMREAATKIPEPVARSSTAVGTPDDIIPTFERFMDAGVNHFVIRFWGKNYFGSIDKFASHVMPALREKAKQ